One Stenotrophomonas oahuensis genomic region harbors:
- a CDS encoding AlkA N-terminal domain-containing protein: MDTALPLDYAACESARLARDARFDGVFYTAVRSTGIYCRPVCPAPPPKPRNVDYYPTAAAAAAAGFRPCLRCRPELAPEAQDALHNETLQRALALIHDGYLQDAAVGELAARVGLSARQLQRLFVARLGAAPAQIHATRRLLLAKQLLTETGLPVTDVAMAAGYNSLRRFNAAFLEGCGMPPSAIRRQRGALDDGALTLRLGYRPPLDFPAMLAFLRRRCIPGIEQIGDDRYQRVIGPAERPSIITVTADPRRPELLLQLGQIDPRGIPGVVRRVRRIFDLDADLRMVHASFAQEPLLARGVAERPGLRVPGGWDGFEVAVRAVLGQQVSVAAAITLARRVVDRFGGVLEGMPEGLDREFPTPAQLADAPLESIGLPRSRAATVRAVATAVAEGRLDFAAGQRLDTFIERCVALPGIGPWTAHYMALRALGLPDAFPAGDLVLQQVLGEGTRLSERATEARSQAWRPWRAYAVLHLWHLATPTVTTSGDTK, from the coding sequence ATGGACACCGCCCTGCCCCTGGACTACGCCGCCTGCGAAAGCGCCCGCCTTGCCCGCGATGCGCGCTTCGACGGTGTGTTCTACACCGCTGTGCGCAGCACGGGCATCTACTGCCGCCCGGTGTGTCCGGCCCCGCCGCCGAAGCCGCGCAACGTGGATTACTACCCCACGGCTGCCGCTGCGGCCGCCGCCGGATTCCGTCCGTGCCTGCGTTGCCGACCGGAGCTTGCCCCGGAGGCGCAGGACGCGCTGCATAACGAGACCCTGCAGCGTGCATTGGCGCTGATTCACGACGGCTACCTGCAGGACGCGGCGGTGGGCGAGCTGGCCGCGCGCGTGGGGTTGAGCGCCCGGCAGTTGCAGCGCCTGTTCGTCGCCCGGCTTGGCGCGGCCCCGGCACAGATCCATGCCACCCGCCGCTTGCTGCTGGCCAAGCAGCTGCTGACCGAAACCGGGCTGCCGGTGACCGACGTGGCCATGGCCGCCGGCTACAACAGCCTGCGCCGCTTCAACGCCGCCTTCCTCGAGGGCTGTGGCATGCCGCCTTCCGCGATCCGCCGCCAGCGCGGCGCACTCGACGACGGCGCGCTGACCCTGCGCCTGGGCTACCGCCCGCCGCTGGACTTCCCGGCCATGCTGGCGTTCCTGCGCCGGCGTTGCATTCCCGGCATCGAGCAGATCGGCGACGACCGCTACCAGCGCGTGATCGGCCCCGCCGAGCGCCCCTCGATCATCACGGTGACGGCTGACCCCCGCCGCCCCGAGCTGCTGCTGCAACTGGGCCAGATCGATCCGCGCGGGATTCCCGGGGTGGTACGCCGGGTACGCCGCATCTTCGACCTCGATGCTGACCTGCGCATGGTCCATGCGAGCTTCGCGCAGGAACCGTTGCTGGCACGTGGCGTGGCCGAACGCCCCGGCCTGCGTGTACCCGGCGGATGGGACGGCTTCGAAGTCGCAGTGCGCGCAGTGCTCGGCCAGCAGGTCAGCGTGGCAGCCGCGATCACCCTGGCCCGGCGCGTGGTGGACCGCTTTGGCGGCGTGCTGGAAGGCATGCCAGAAGGACTGGACCGCGAATTTCCCACGCCCGCGCAGCTGGCCGATGCTCCGCTGGAATCGATTGGCCTGCCGCGCTCGCGTGCGGCCACCGTGCGTGCCGTCGCCACCGCAGTGGCGGAAGGGCGGCTGGACTTTGCTGCCGGCCAGCGCCTGGACACCTTCATCGAGCGCTGCGTCGCCCTGCCCGGCATCGGCCCCTGGACCGCGCATTACATGGCGCTGCGGGCACTGGGCCTGCCCGATGCATTCCCGGCCGGCGATCTGGTGCTGCAACAGGTGCTGGGTGAAGGCACCCGCCTGAGCGAACGCGCTACCGAGGCCCGCTCGCAGGCCTGGCGACCGTGGCGTGCGTATGCCGTGCTGCATCTGTGGCACCTGGCCACGCCGACCGTGACCACTTCAGGAGACACAAAATGA
- a CDS encoding putative bifunctional diguanylate cyclase/phosphodiesterase: protein MLGSGNREGGGNAVPQVTKGLTLRFVLLTGMAIGLVGISALIQELQAASTAWIVGQSHWSRGQQRATFSLARYIESGNPANLADARAALAVPLGDLDARLAMEQENLDRERARQGLLRGHNTPADAERLILSFRYLGGMSYFRDAVQFWRRTDHGLLQLQQMADTAEAMHQAGGMPPEVRQAMLLHLQALDRSLQAHANAYSQSLLNTASIVRITTLIVGGLSVLLITVVAALLARRVRNDLIEKESRFRAAFYQATIGMLKLDVEGRIVEANQSAADMLGYRRDILIGMTLPELLVEGELVQSSNGAIDWPQQLRPAELRFRRADGSLLWGRSSGTLVQAPNRPTRVFAMIEDVSQNHALAREVEHQASHDPLTGLINRREIERRLEQALLNVRSHGGVHSLCYIDLDYFKLVNDGLGHAAGDQLLRSLSEYLVGAVRDGDWVGRMGGDEFALFLAHAGQEDARQVLQRVMRSLGQAGAVQGEGAPQVRCSVGVVEITADVADVNWLMSAADSACYAAKQAGRNRVHFYNETREALEERRREAERLARVSAAMAENRMLLFAQRIVWRDDPAFLHYEVLVRLRGRDGQLHSPGEFMPAVERYGMGMALDRHVLGLLFRHLQVCPGHVQRLGLCNVNVSAQSITEPSFLAYVSDLLERNRGLARKLCFEVTETAAISNLEQARSFVEAVKARGCRVALDDFGSGLSSFGYLRQLPADMLKIDGVFVRDMDMDPVSRATVRAITEIGRELHMTVVAEWVESDEVADQLQALGVDGLQGYAVERPMALEKMTQSALWAARGDAAQQNLR from the coding sequence ATGCTGGGAAGCGGTAACAGAGAGGGAGGTGGCAACGCGGTACCGCAGGTGACAAAGGGGCTGACTCTGCGGTTCGTGCTGTTGACCGGAATGGCGATCGGACTGGTCGGCATCTCCGCGCTGATCCAGGAACTGCAGGCGGCATCCACGGCGTGGATCGTCGGGCAGAGCCATTGGTCGCGCGGGCAGCAGCGCGCCACGTTTTCGTTGGCGCGCTACATCGAATCGGGAAATCCGGCCAATCTGGCTGACGCCCGCGCCGCCCTGGCGGTGCCACTGGGCGACCTGGACGCGCGCCTGGCCATGGAGCAGGAAAACCTGGACCGGGAACGGGCGCGCCAGGGCCTGCTGCGCGGACACAACACCCCTGCCGACGCCGAACGCCTGATCCTGTCGTTCCGCTATCTGGGTGGCATGAGCTACTTCCGCGACGCGGTGCAGTTCTGGAGGCGCACTGATCATGGGCTCCTGCAGCTGCAGCAGATGGCCGATACCGCCGAGGCCATGCACCAGGCGGGCGGCATGCCGCCGGAAGTACGTCAGGCGATGCTGCTGCATCTGCAGGCGCTCGATCGCAGCCTGCAGGCGCATGCCAATGCGTACTCGCAGTCGCTGCTCAACACCGCGTCGATCGTGCGCATCACCACCTTGATCGTCGGCGGTCTGTCGGTGCTGCTGATCACCGTGGTGGCGGCGCTGCTTGCGCGCCGCGTACGCAACGACCTGATCGAGAAGGAAAGCCGCTTTCGCGCCGCGTTCTACCAAGCCACCATCGGCATGCTCAAGCTGGATGTGGAAGGCCGCATCGTCGAGGCCAACCAGAGCGCCGCGGACATGCTGGGCTACCGGCGCGACATCCTGATCGGCATGACCCTGCCTGAGCTGCTGGTGGAAGGTGAACTGGTGCAGAGCTCAAACGGAGCCATCGACTGGCCCCAGCAGCTGCGCCCGGCCGAGCTGCGCTTCCGTCGCGCCGACGGCAGCCTGTTGTGGGGGCGCAGCAGTGGCACGCTGGTACAGGCCCCCAACCGGCCGACGCGGGTCTTCGCGATGATTGAAGATGTGTCGCAGAACCATGCGCTGGCCCGTGAGGTGGAGCACCAGGCCAGCCACGACCCGCTGACCGGCCTGATCAACCGCCGCGAGATCGAGCGGCGGCTGGAGCAGGCGCTGCTGAACGTCCGCAGCCACGGTGGCGTGCACAGCCTGTGCTACATCGACCTGGACTACTTCAAACTGGTCAATGATGGGCTTGGCCATGCGGCAGGCGATCAGCTGCTGCGCAGCCTGTCCGAGTACCTGGTGGGCGCGGTGCGCGATGGCGACTGGGTCGGCCGCATGGGCGGCGACGAGTTCGCCCTGTTCCTCGCGCATGCCGGCCAGGAAGATGCACGCCAGGTGCTGCAACGGGTGATGCGTTCGTTGGGCCAGGCCGGCGCAGTACAGGGCGAAGGCGCGCCGCAGGTGCGCTGCAGCGTCGGCGTGGTCGAGATCACCGCTGATGTGGCCGATGTGAACTGGCTGATGAGCGCCGCCGACAGTGCCTGCTACGCCGCCAAGCAGGCGGGCCGCAACCGCGTTCACTTCTACAACGAGACCCGGGAGGCGCTGGAAGAGCGGCGGCGGGAAGCCGAGCGCCTGGCCCGTGTGTCGGCGGCCATGGCCGAGAACCGCATGCTGCTGTTCGCGCAGCGCATTGTCTGGCGAGATGATCCTGCGTTCCTGCATTACGAGGTGCTGGTGCGTCTGCGCGGGCGCGATGGCCAACTGCACAGCCCCGGCGAGTTCATGCCGGCGGTGGAGCGCTATGGCATGGGCATGGCACTGGATCGGCACGTGCTGGGCCTGTTGTTCCGCCACCTGCAGGTCTGCCCCGGGCATGTGCAGCGGTTGGGACTGTGCAACGTGAACGTGTCGGCGCAGTCGATCACGGAACCCAGCTTCCTGGCCTATGTGAGCGACCTGCTCGAGCGCAATCGTGGACTGGCCCGGAAGCTGTGCTTCGAAGTCACCGAAACCGCGGCGATCAGCAACCTGGAACAGGCCCGCAGTTTCGTCGAGGCAGTGAAGGCGCGAGGCTGCCGGGTGGCGCTGGATGACTTTGGTTCCGGCCTGTCCTCGTTCGGTTACCTGCGCCAGCTGCCGGCGGACATGCTGAAGATCGACGGCGTGTTTGTGCGCGACATGGACATGGATCCGGTCAGCCGGGCCACGGTTCGAGCCATTACCGAAATCGGCCGCGAACTGCACATGACCGTGGTGGCCGAATGGGTGGAGTCGGACGAGGTGGCCGACCAGCTGCAGGCGCTGGGGGTGGACGGGCTGCAGGGGTACGCGGTGGAGCGGCCGATGGCGCTGGAAAAAATGACCCAGTCGGCGTTGTGGGCAGCCCGTGGCGATGCGGCGCAGCAGAACTTGCGATAA
- a CDS encoding ectonucleotide pyrophosphatase/phosphodiesterase yields the protein MISVRLTLAIAATLALTSCASTPSTAPSTVAVTPVATQAPKLLLVSIDGLRADMLDKGITPNLSRIVHDGVRAQYMTPSYPSLTFPNHYTIVTGLRPDHHGIVHNSMHEDELGSFKLSKREAVTDSRWWGGEPIWVGAEKAGLRTAIWSWPGSEAAIQGVRPTQWRIYDGSVPLPDRVDEVLGWVARDDAQAPRLVTLYMENVDHEGHQHGPNSPEYAAAVQDADAAVGRLLDGLQARGIADSTNVIVVSDHGMALVPEGNTIAVEDMVDPSLAKDVSVGQSVGFAPLPGKEAQAKKALLGAHAQYDCWTRETLPARWEYGSNPRIPPIICQMHEGWNAMRRDRIQEKAGERGSHGYDNALPSMRAVFIARGPSFKQGETLPGFDNVDVYPLLTRLLGIPAAPNDGSPDTLLPGLK from the coding sequence ATGATCTCTGTCCGCCTGACTCTGGCGATTGCCGCCACCCTCGCGCTGACCAGTTGTGCCAGCACCCCTTCCACTGCACCCTCGACGGTTGCCGTCACGCCAGTCGCCACACAGGCACCGAAGCTGCTGCTGGTCTCCATCGACGGCCTGCGCGCGGACATGCTCGACAAGGGCATCACTCCGAATCTGTCGCGCATCGTGCACGACGGTGTACGCGCGCAGTACATGACGCCTTCGTATCCCTCGCTGACGTTCCCGAACCATTACACCATCGTGACCGGGCTGCGTCCGGACCACCACGGCATCGTGCACAACAGCATGCACGAGGACGAACTGGGCAGCTTCAAGTTGAGCAAGCGCGAAGCGGTGACGGACTCGCGCTGGTGGGGTGGCGAACCGATCTGGGTAGGTGCGGAAAAGGCGGGCCTGCGCACGGCGATCTGGTCGTGGCCCGGCAGTGAAGCGGCGATCCAGGGCGTACGTCCGACCCAGTGGCGAATCTACGACGGCAGCGTGCCGTTGCCTGACCGGGTGGACGAGGTGCTGGGCTGGGTGGCGCGCGATGATGCGCAGGCTCCGCGCCTGGTGACGCTGTACATGGAGAACGTGGACCACGAAGGACACCAGCACGGACCGAACTCACCCGAGTATGCGGCGGCGGTACAGGATGCCGACGCAGCGGTGGGCCGGCTGCTGGATGGCCTGCAGGCACGCGGCATTGCGGACAGCACCAATGTGATCGTGGTGTCGGACCACGGCATGGCGCTGGTGCCGGAAGGGAACACGATCGCGGTCGAAGACATGGTGGATCCCTCGCTGGCCAAGGACGTATCCGTCGGCCAGTCGGTAGGTTTCGCCCCGCTGCCGGGCAAAGAGGCGCAGGCAAAGAAGGCACTGCTGGGCGCACACGCGCAGTACGACTGCTGGACCCGCGAAACGCTGCCGGCGCGGTGGGAATATGGCTCGAACCCGCGCATCCCGCCGATCATCTGCCAGATGCACGAAGGCTGGAACGCGATGCGCCGCGACCGCATCCAGGAAAAGGCCGGCGAGCGCGGCTCGCACGGTTACGACAACGCCCTGCCCTCGATGCGCGCGGTGTTCATCGCCCGTGGTCCGTCGTTCAAGCAGGGCGAAACCCTGCCTGGCTTCGACAACGTCGACGTGTACCCGCTGCTGACGAGGCTGCTCGGCATTCCGGCCGCACCGAACGACGGCAGTCCGGACACACTGCTGCCTGGGTTGAAGTGA
- a CDS encoding DUF4019 domain-containing protein — protein sequence MRVSLLLSLLLPVAALAQTPAPATPAPAPARPAPSAPSAAAPATAATPARPALTPAQQKQVKEQDDQLSAAARQIAVLVDSNRAAEAWKGASAVARKAVPEQTFVNQLAADRKRLGALTSRGQPVVTRVKYGPGSTVPEGLYINVSFPTQFANSSQPVRELVSFRLDDDKVWRLAGYSVRAAAP from the coding sequence ATGCGTGTTTCGTTGCTGCTGTCGCTCCTGCTTCCCGTTGCCGCGCTGGCCCAGACGCCAGCCCCGGCCACTCCCGCACCGGCCCCGGCGCGCCCGGCCCCGTCCGCGCCTTCAGCCGCCGCACCGGCGACTGCGGCCACGCCAGCGCGTCCTGCACTGACCCCGGCGCAGCAGAAGCAGGTCAAGGAACAGGACGACCAGCTCAGCGCCGCGGCCCGCCAGATTGCAGTGCTGGTGGACAGCAACCGTGCTGCCGAGGCCTGGAAAGGCGCATCGGCGGTGGCCCGCAAGGCGGTGCCCGAGCAGACCTTCGTCAATCAGCTGGCCGCAGACCGCAAACGCCTGGGGGCACTGACCTCGCGCGGCCAGCCGGTGGTGACGCGGGTGAAGTACGGTCCGGGTTCGACTGTGCCGGAGGGCCTGTACATCAACGTCAGCTTCCCGACCCAGTTCGCAAACAGCTCACAGCCGGTGCGCGAGCTGGTCTCATTCCGTCTGGACGACGACAAGGTCTGGCGCCTGGCCGGCTACAGCGTGCGTGCTGCTGCGCCCTGA
- a CDS encoding methylated-DNA--[protein]-cysteine S-methyltransferase: protein MTLLYDTFDSPIGALTVAGDSQGIHHILFENNRYDAKGRERWQRDAHALRDARTQLLQFLHGERTTFELPLAPHGTDFQLRVWKALADIPFGQTWSYVQLARHIGQPTASRAVGAANGRNPLPIVLPCHRVIGASGALTGFGGGIETKAALLELEGRGTPLLV from the coding sequence ATGACCCTGCTCTATGACACCTTCGACAGCCCGATTGGCGCGCTGACCGTGGCCGGCGACAGCCAGGGCATCCATCACATTCTGTTCGAGAACAACCGCTACGACGCCAAAGGCCGAGAGCGCTGGCAGCGCGATGCGCATGCGCTGCGTGATGCGCGCACGCAGCTGCTGCAGTTCCTGCACGGTGAGCGCACCACCTTCGAGCTGCCGCTGGCACCGCATGGCACCGATTTCCAGCTGCGGGTGTGGAAAGCCTTGGCGGATATCCCGTTCGGCCAGACCTGGAGCTATGTGCAGCTGGCCCGGCACATCGGCCAGCCGACCGCGAGTCGTGCAGTAGGTGCGGCCAATGGGCGCAATCCGCTGCCGATCGTGCTGCCGTGTCACCGGGTGATCGGGGCCAGCGGTGCGTTGACCGGGTTTGGCGGCGGCATTGAGACCAAGGCCGCGCTGCTGGAACTGGAGGGCCGGGGCACGCCGCTGCTGGTGTGA
- a CDS encoding MAPEG family protein has protein sequence MGTEVQMLGWSIVLGLVQLLVADFAVTRERGLAWNVSARDGEAPPPGKVAARLLRVQANFMETFPFFAAAVLAVVLTQRQDGLTALAAQVYFWARLVYVPLYAAGIPVLRSAVWMVSLAGIVLMVWALLRDLG, from the coding sequence ATGGGGACTGAAGTGCAGATGCTGGGCTGGTCGATCGTGCTGGGTCTGGTCCAGCTGCTGGTTGCCGATTTCGCGGTCACCCGCGAGCGCGGGCTGGCCTGGAACGTGTCTGCCCGCGACGGCGAGGCACCGCCGCCGGGCAAGGTGGCCGCGCGCCTGCTGCGGGTGCAGGCCAACTTCATGGAAACCTTCCCGTTCTTTGCCGCGGCCGTGCTGGCCGTGGTGCTGACCCAGCGCCAGGACGGGCTGACGGCCCTGGCGGCGCAGGTCTATTTCTGGGCGCGACTGGTGTATGTGCCGCTATATGCCGCAGGCATTCCGGTGCTGCGCAGCGCGGTGTGGATGGTCTCGCTGGCTGGGATCGTGCTCATGGTGTGGGCGCTGCTGCGCGACCTGGGGTGA
- a CDS encoding RNA-binding S4 domain-containing protein, whose product MQTLEFDLDGEYVELKQLLKLADLVTSGGEAKMLIGDGQVLVDGQVELRKACKIRAGQQVQFGDTVINVLADPEA is encoded by the coding sequence ATGCAGACCCTCGAATTTGATCTGGACGGCGAGTACGTCGAACTCAAGCAACTGCTCAAACTGGCGGACCTGGTGACCAGCGGTGGCGAGGCCAAGATGCTGATCGGCGACGGTCAGGTGCTGGTGGATGGCCAGGTGGAACTGCGCAAGGCCTGCAAGATCCGCGCGGGCCAGCAGGTGCAGTTCGGCGACACGGTCATCAACGTGTTGGCCGATCCCGAGGCGTAA
- a CDS encoding DEAD/DEAH box helicase: protein MSQETPAPLLFADLGLSDAVMQAVAAVGYETPSPIQAATIPAMLEGRDVLGQAQTGTGKTAAFALPVLSNLDFNQTKPQVLVLAPTRELAIQVAEAFQTYSAKIPGFRVLPVYGGQPYGQQLSALRRGVHVVVGTPGRVIDHLDRGTLDLSELKTLVLDEADEMLRMGFIDDVEAVLKKLPETRQVALFSATMPPQIRRIAQTYLQNPAEVTIAAKTTTSANIRQRYWWVSGMHKLDALTRILEVEPFDAMIIFARTKAGTEELAEKLQARGLAAAAINGDMQQAQRERTIGQLKEGKLDILVATDVAARGLDVERISHVLNYDIPYDTESYVHRIGRTGRAGRTGDAILFATPREKGMLRAIERATRQPIEEMQLPSVDAVNDTRVNKFMSRISDALADGNIDFYRDLLQRFEGEHNVPAIDIAAALAKLLQGDSPFLLTPPVRGAREDRAPRERHDRADRGERPARFEPRFERGPRRDDDRAARGPRPEGDFGQNDGGFERAPRRDIAPRGAPEAGMETFRIEVGHVHGVKPGNIVGAIANEAGLESRFIGRIDIHDDFSVLDLPAEMPSDLLTHLKKVWVSGQQLQMRRVEPGEDLTPSSRPPARPKFGRGPGKPGGHRGGPGGNDRPPRRDGFKPRGPR, encoded by the coding sequence ATGTCCCAAGAAACCCCCGCGCCGCTGCTGTTTGCAGACCTCGGCCTGTCCGATGCTGTGATGCAGGCGGTCGCTGCCGTCGGCTATGAAACCCCGTCGCCGATCCAGGCCGCCACCATCCCGGCGATGCTGGAAGGCCGCGACGTGCTGGGCCAGGCCCAGACCGGTACCGGCAAGACCGCTGCGTTTGCGCTGCCGGTGCTGTCCAATCTGGACTTCAACCAGACCAAGCCGCAGGTGCTGGTACTGGCCCCGACCCGCGAACTGGCCATCCAGGTCGCCGAAGCTTTCCAGACCTATTCGGCCAAGATTCCGGGCTTCCGCGTGCTGCCGGTGTACGGCGGCCAGCCGTACGGCCAGCAGCTGTCGGCCCTGCGCCGCGGTGTCCACGTGGTGGTGGGTACCCCCGGCCGCGTGATCGACCACCTGGATCGCGGCACCCTGGACCTGTCCGAGCTGAAGACCCTGGTGCTGGACGAAGCCGATGAAATGCTGCGCATGGGCTTCATCGACGATGTCGAAGCGGTGCTGAAGAAGCTGCCGGAGACCCGCCAGGTGGCCCTGTTCTCGGCCACCATGCCGCCGCAGATCCGCCGCATCGCGCAGACCTATCTGCAGAATCCGGCCGAAGTCACCATCGCCGCCAAGACCACCACCTCGGCCAACATCCGCCAGCGCTACTGGTGGGTGAGCGGCATGCACAAGCTCGATGCGTTGACCCGCATCCTGGAAGTTGAGCCGTTCGACGCGATGATCATCTTCGCGCGGACCAAGGCCGGTACCGAAGAACTGGCGGAAAAGCTGCAGGCCCGCGGTCTGGCTGCGGCTGCCATCAACGGCGACATGCAGCAGGCCCAGCGCGAGCGCACCATTGGCCAGCTCAAGGAAGGCAAGCTGGACATCCTGGTGGCCACCGACGTGGCCGCGCGCGGTCTGGACGTGGAACGCATCAGCCACGTGCTGAACTACGACATTCCGTACGACACCGAAAGCTATGTGCACCGTATTGGCCGTACCGGCCGTGCGGGGCGCACCGGCGATGCGATCCTGTTCGCGACCCCGCGTGAGAAGGGCATGCTGCGCGCCATCGAGCGCGCCACCCGCCAGCCCATCGAGGAAATGCAGCTGCCGAGCGTGGACGCGGTCAACGACACCCGCGTGAACAAGTTCATGAGCCGCATCAGCGACGCGCTGGCGGACGGCAACATCGACTTCTACCGCGACCTGCTGCAGCGCTTTGAGGGCGAACACAATGTGCCGGCGATCGACATTGCCGCCGCGCTGGCCAAGCTGCTGCAGGGCGATTCGCCGTTCCTGCTGACCCCGCCGGTGCGTGGTGCGCGTGAAGACCGCGCTCCGCGCGAGCGCCATGATCGTGCCGACCGCGGTGAGCGCCCGGCGCGCTTTGAGCCGCGCTTCGAACGTGGCCCGCGCCGCGATGACGACCGCGCTGCCCGCGGCCCGCGTCCGGAAGGTGACTTTGGCCAGAACGACGGTGGTTTCGAGCGCGCTCCGCGTCGCGATATCGCCCCGCGCGGTGCGCCGGAAGCCGGCATGGAAACCTTCCGTATCGAAGTGGGCCATGTGCACGGCGTCAAGCCGGGCAACATCGTCGGCGCGATCGCCAACGAAGCCGGTCTGGAAAGCCGCTTCATCGGCCGCATCGATATTCACGATGACTTCTCCGTGTTGGACCTGCCGGCCGAGATGCCCAGCGACCTGCTGACCCACCTGAAGAAGGTGTGGGTGTCGGGCCAGCAGCTTCAGATGCGCCGCGTGGAGCCGGGTGAAGACCTGACCCCGTCGTCGCGTCCGCCGGCCCGGCCGAAGTTCGGGCGCGGCCCGGGCAAGCCGGGCGGCCACCGCGGTGGCCCGGGCGGCAACGACCGCCCACCGCGTCGCGACGGCTTCAAGCCGCGCGGTCCGCGCTGA
- the ubiM gene encoding 5-demethoxyubiquinol-8 5-hydroxylase UbiM yields MPDTATQAQGAHDTPATAPVEPVDVLVVGAGPAGLCFARALAGSGLSVTLVEQQPRAALADAAFDGREIALTHASRRILEQLGVWERLDPAEISDLRDARVMDGSSAFALTFSADQQQGDALGWLVPNHLIRRAAWDSVQGQTGLQLIDQTSVREVVPGPAHSMVTLSDGRCLHARLVVAVDSRFSATRRLLGIGAKLRDFGKSMLVCRMQIEVPHQHTAWEWFGYGRTMALLPLNGDLASAVITLPPRQIAELMALDEDSFGARISTLFEYRLGNMKPVAKPIAYPLVGVFANAFVGERCALIGDAAVGMHPVTAHGFNLGLQSQDRLAAVLRTAAERGTDIAAPSGLDRYERGHRLAARPLYEATNAITALYTDDRLPARVLRRAGLRLAQGVVPFRKLIAAHLTQR; encoded by the coding sequence ATGCCGGATACCGCAACCCAGGCGCAGGGCGCGCACGACACCCCCGCAACCGCACCGGTCGAACCGGTCGACGTGCTGGTGGTGGGGGCAGGGCCGGCGGGCCTGTGCTTCGCGCGCGCGCTGGCTGGCAGCGGCCTGAGCGTGACCCTGGTCGAGCAGCAGCCACGCGCGGCACTGGCCGACGCCGCCTTTGACGGCCGCGAAATCGCGCTGACCCATGCCTCACGTCGCATCCTGGAACAGCTGGGGGTGTGGGAACGGCTGGACCCGGCGGAGATCTCCGACCTGCGCGACGCGCGGGTCATGGACGGCAGTTCGGCCTTCGCGCTGACCTTTTCCGCCGACCAGCAGCAAGGCGATGCACTCGGCTGGCTGGTGCCCAACCACCTGATCCGCCGTGCCGCCTGGGACAGCGTGCAAGGCCAGACCGGCCTGCAGCTGATTGACCAGACCAGCGTGCGCGAAGTCGTGCCCGGTCCGGCCCACAGCATGGTCACCCTCAGTGACGGCCGCTGCCTGCACGCCCGCCTGGTGGTGGCCGTTGACAGCCGCTTCTCGGCCACCCGCCGGTTGCTCGGCATTGGCGCGAAGCTGCGTGATTTCGGCAAATCCATGCTGGTCTGCCGCATGCAGATCGAAGTGCCGCACCAGCACACCGCGTGGGAGTGGTTCGGCTACGGGCGCACCATGGCGCTGCTGCCGCTCAATGGCGATCTGGCCTCGGCCGTCATCACCCTGCCGCCGCGTCAGATTGCCGAGCTGATGGCGCTGGACGAGGACAGCTTCGGAGCCCGTATCAGCACCCTGTTCGAGTACCGCCTGGGCAACATGAAGCCGGTGGCCAAGCCGATTGCCTATCCGCTGGTCGGGGTATTTGCGAATGCCTTCGTGGGCGAGCGCTGCGCGCTGATCGGCGATGCCGCGGTGGGCATGCACCCGGTCACCGCGCATGGCTTCAACCTGGGCCTGCAAAGCCAGGATCGGCTGGCTGCAGTGCTGCGCACGGCGGCAGAACGCGGCACAGATATCGCCGCACCGTCAGGCTTGGACCGCTATGAGCGCGGCCACCGGCTGGCGGCACGCCCGTTGTATGAAGCCACCAATGCCATCACGGCCCTGTATACCGATGACCGACTGCCGGCGCGCGTGCTGCGCCGCGCCGGACTTCGGCTGGCGCAGGGCGTGGTGCCGTTCAGGAAGCTGATCGCCGCGCACCTCACCCAACGTTGA